A genomic stretch from Thunnus maccoyii chromosome 19, fThuMac1.1, whole genome shotgun sequence includes:
- the fam166b gene encoding protein FAM166B gives MEKYAPKFSKVLLTPDPHYIPGYAGYCPQLKYNVGKSYGQLTAELLTNPEVNHSNRLVLHTGHIPSTECDPGLTLRSNPESNMRKVIPGFTGFIPKRRNYFACSYSETCHKALSEFQQERHERIQRKSSELPVIVNYTNQQFERPKPPLTAISNKVIYKPLKPFIPLGKPYFMDDDNPHKYFISGFTGHVPKSRFLIGKGYPITTNRALIQFGKQQQAEPTFKHIPEWKDSTIPPIPAIYPSNRGVVPSFTGHIPGYQFMYGHTFGQLSKNALEKSSIKRTLQAKS, from the exons ATGGAGAAATACGCCCCTAAATTTAGCAAAGTTCTGCTGACACCCGACCCACATTACATACCAGG gtACGCAGGCTATTGCCCGCAGCTGAAGTACAATGTGGGGAAGTCCTACGGCCAGCTCACAGCCGAACTGCTCACCAATCCTGAGGTGAACCACTCCAACCGCCTGGTCCTCCACACAGGTCACATCCCCTCCACAGAGTGTGACCCTGGTCTGACACTGAGAAGCAACCCTGAAAGTAACATGAGGAAGGTGATACCAGGATTCACAG gCTTCATCCCAAAAAGGCGGAACTACTTTGCCTGCAGCTACTCTGAAACATGTCATAAAGCGTTGTCTGAGTTTCAACAGGAAAGGCATGAAAGGATCCAACGGAAATCATCAGAACTGCCAGTTATTGTCAACTACACCAACCAACAGTTTGAA AGGCCAAAACCCCCTTTGACAGCGATCTCCAATAAAGTGATCTACAAACCGTTGAAGCCCTTCATCCCCCTTGGAAAACCATATTTCATGGACGATGATAACCCACACAAGTATTTCATCTCAG GATTTACAGGGCACGTGCCGAAATCTCGCTTCCTAATTGGCAAAGGTTACCCCATCACTACCAACCGGGCGCTGATCCAGTTTgggaagcagcagcaggctgagCCCACCTTCAAACACATCCCAGAGTGGAAGGACAGTACAATACCTCCCATCCCGGCAATCTATCCATCAAACAGGGGTGTGGTGCCATCATTCACAGGACATATACCAG GATACCAATTCATGTATGGACATACCTTTGGTCAACTTTCCAAGAATGCACTGGAAAAGAGCAGCATCAAGAGAACCCTTCAGGCAAAGTCATAA